From Novosphingobium decolorationis, one genomic window encodes:
- a CDS encoding COQ9 family protein: MEEATTLADLRRNLAPATADAAAFDGWSAQAVEQAARQHGVDPELAAYAFGGKQMAMIEAWIEAIDAAMFAAVPADSLAGVPVREKIRRLVMARLEAASGREEALTRALAIMAMPQNLARAAQLGWYSADLMWRVAGDTATDYNHYTKRTTLGALYAATLQVFAREKDPEKPETRAFLERRIEGILRFEKVKAQLTRSPDERFSLTRLLGRLRYPAR, from the coding sequence ATGGAAGAAGCCACCACCCTTGCCGACCTGCGCCGCAACCTGGCGCCCGCGACCGCCGATGCCGCTGCCTTCGATGGCTGGAGCGCGCAGGCGGTCGAGCAGGCCGCGCGCCAGCACGGCGTCGATCCCGAACTTGCCGCCTATGCCTTTGGCGGCAAGCAGATGGCGATGATCGAGGCCTGGATCGAGGCGATCGACGCGGCGATGTTCGCGGCGGTTCCCGCCGACTCGCTGGCGGGCGTGCCCGTGCGCGAGAAGATCCGTCGCCTCGTCATGGCCCGCCTCGAGGCCGCGAGCGGGCGCGAGGAAGCGCTCACCCGCGCGCTGGCAATCATGGCAATGCCGCAAAACCTCGCGCGCGCCGCGCAACTGGGCTGGTACAGCGCGGACCTCATGTGGCGCGTGGCGGGCGACACCGCGACCGACTACAACCACTACACCAAGCGCACCACGCTGGGCGCGCTCTACGCCGCGACGCTGCAGGTCTTCGCGCGCGAGAAGGACCCGGAAAAGCCTGAAACCCGCGCTTTTCTGGAGCGCCGGATCGAGGGCATCCTGCGCTTCGAGAAGGTGAAGGCGCAGCTCACCCGTTCGCCCGACGAGCGTTTCAGCCTGACCCGCCTCCTGGGGCGCCTGCGCTACCCGGCGCGCTGA
- a CDS encoding DJ-1/PfpI family protein, with product MNIAILTFEGFNELDSFIASALLNRMKPKGWSAQITCPSAEVTSMNGVTVRAQQPLAFAREADAVLIGSGIYTREIAQDPAILEQLRLDPARQLIGAQCSGTLLLARLGLIGNLPACTDLTTKPWVVEAGVEVLDAPFIAHGHVATAGGCLASQYLAAWMIAKGSGEADAREAIHYVAPVGEKARTVRQAMDVVGPYLR from the coding sequence ATGAACATCGCGATCCTGACCTTCGAAGGCTTCAACGAACTCGATTCGTTCATCGCCTCGGCCCTGCTCAACCGGATGAAGCCCAAGGGCTGGTCGGCGCAGATCACCTGTCCGAGCGCGGAAGTGACCTCGATGAACGGGGTGACCGTGCGCGCCCAGCAGCCGCTCGCCTTCGCGCGCGAGGCCGACGCGGTGCTGATCGGCAGTGGCATCTACACCCGCGAAATCGCGCAGGACCCCGCGATCCTGGAGCAGTTGCGGCTCGATCCCGCGCGCCAGCTGATCGGGGCGCAGTGTTCGGGCACGTTGCTGCTCGCGCGCCTCGGCCTCATCGGCAATCTTCCCGCCTGCACCGACCTTACGACGAAGCCCTGGGTGGTGGAGGCCGGTGTCGAGGTGCTCGACGCGCCGTTCATCGCCCATGGCCACGTCGCGACGGCGGGCGGGTGCCTGGCCTCGCAGTATCTTGCGGCCTGGATGATCGCGAAGGGAAGCGGCGAGGCGGACGCGCGCGAGGCGATCCACTACGTCGCGCCCGTGGGCGAGAAGGCGCGCACGGTGCGCCAGGCGATGGACGTGGTCGGGCCCTACCTTCGCTGA
- the ribD gene encoding bifunctional diaminohydroxyphosphoribosylaminopyrimidine deaminase/5-amino-6-(5-phosphoribosylamino)uracil reductase RibD translates to MNDDSRWLAAAAALAARARPLSRPNPGVGALLVKDGRVLARGWTQEGGRPHAEAVALGLAGDAAHGATLYVTLEPCAHQSPRGPSCADLICAARPARVVIGCMDPDPRTSGAGLARIRAAGIAAEYLHSPACEESLAGYLLQRTQGRPHVTLKLALSLDGCIAMASGESQWITGAEARAHTHAQRARSDAILVGGGTLRADTPRLDVRLPGLEARSPTRWVLTRGTVPEGWNALPSPEAIRDMDAVQYLFVEGGAGAAAAFLKARLVDRLLIYRAPILVGGRPGLGDYGLCALSQAHGRWSLVERRALGSDTLEVYSAR, encoded by the coding sequence GTGAACGACGATTCGCGCTGGCTTGCCGCGGCAGCTGCGCTTGCCGCGCGGGCCCGTCCGCTCAGCCGCCCCAACCCGGGTGTCGGCGCCCTCCTCGTCAAGGACGGGCGCGTCCTCGCGCGCGGGTGGACGCAGGAGGGTGGACGCCCCCACGCCGAAGCCGTCGCGCTCGGCCTGGCCGGAGACGCCGCCCACGGCGCGACCCTCTACGTCACGCTGGAGCCCTGCGCGCACCAGTCGCCGCGCGGGCCCTCCTGCGCCGACCTGATCTGCGCGGCGCGGCCCGCCCGCGTCGTCATCGGCTGCATGGACCCTGACCCGCGCACCAGTGGTGCCGGGCTTGCCCGCATCCGTGCTGCCGGGATCGCGGCAGAGTATCTGCACTCGCCCGCGTGCGAGGAGAGCCTTGCCGGCTATCTCCTCCAGCGCACGCAAGGACGCCCGCACGTTACGCTGAAGCTTGCCCTCTCTCTCGATGGCTGCATCGCGATGGCTAGCGGCGAGAGCCAGTGGATCACGGGGGCCGAAGCGCGCGCCCACACCCACGCCCAGCGCGCCAGGAGCGACGCCATCCTCGTGGGCGGCGGCACGCTGCGCGCCGATACCCCGCGCCTCGATGTGCGCCTGCCCGGCCTGGAGGCGCGCAGTCCGACGCGCTGGGTCCTGACACGTGGCACCGTACCCGAAGGGTGGAACGCGCTCCCCTCCCCCGAAGCGATCCGCGACATGGACGCCGTCCAGTACCTCTTCGTCGAAGGCGGGGCAGGCGCGGCCGCGGCCTTCCTGAAAGCGCGACTGGTGGACCGCCTGCTCATCTACCGTGCGCCCATCCTTGTCGGCGGACGGCCCGGCCTTGGCGACTATGGCCTCTGCGCCCTTTCCCAGGCGCATGGCCGATGGTCGCTGGTCGAGCGCCGCGCCCTTGGCAGCGACACCCTCGAAGTCTACAGCGCGCGCTGA
- a CDS encoding YcgN family cysteine cluster protein, producing the protein MSARPFWERPLASLDKGQWEALCDGCGQCCLHKVEDADSGEIYHTNVACKLLDTKTALCSDYPHRKRAVADCLTLTLRSVGTLPWLPETCAYRLRAEDQPLPEWHYLVCGDREAVHRAGVSVAGRVVSEIDAGPLEQHIIWPEGMEQEFEIEEGQNPWDIVENEAETGTGTDNEARDA; encoded by the coding sequence GTGAGCGCGCGCCCGTTCTGGGAGCGCCCGCTCGCCAGCCTCGACAAGGGCCAGTGGGAGGCGCTGTGCGATGGCTGCGGCCAGTGCTGCCTGCACAAGGTCGAAGACGCCGACAGCGGCGAGATCTACCACACCAACGTCGCCTGCAAGCTGCTCGACACCAAGACCGCGCTGTGCAGCGACTACCCCCACCGCAAGCGCGCGGTGGCCGATTGCCTGACGCTGACCCTGCGCTCGGTCGGCACGCTCCCCTGGCTGCCCGAGACCTGCGCCTATCGCCTGCGCGCCGAGGACCAGCCCCTGCCCGAATGGCACTACCTTGTCTGCGGCGACCGCGAGGCAGTTCATCGCGCCGGGGTTTCGGTGGCGGGCCGCGTGGTCAGCGAGATCGACGCCGGGCCGCTCGAACAGCACATCATCTGGCCCGAAGGCATGGAGCAGGAGTTCGAGATCGAGGAGGGCCAGAACCCCTGGGACATCGTCGAGAACGAGGCCGAAACCGGAACCGGCACCGACAATGAGGCGCGGGACGCCTGA
- a CDS encoding ankyrin repeat domain-containing protein, translated as MSKLANRNGTPLGRLFLKGALALAAAGLATGSLASGAAAQTGFSEGYKFLESVKKKEGEEVEQAIMSTPLIVNSRDVTSGETALHIVVQRRDITWLRYLVQKGAEPNLADDHGRTPLQQAVNLGWRDGAIYLIENGARTNDSNDAGETPLISAVHRRDTELMKALLKAGADPSRTDNSGRSARDYAELNGKDSYLVKVIDDNVTAGASKNSKPVYGPTF; from the coding sequence GTGTCGAAACTCGCGAACCGGAACGGGACGCCGCTTGGCCGGCTGTTTCTGAAAGGGGCCCTGGCGTTGGCTGCTGCGGGCCTCGCAACGGGCTCGCTGGCGAGCGGCGCGGCGGCGCAGACCGGTTTCTCCGAAGGCTACAAGTTCCTCGAATCGGTGAAGAAGAAGGAAGGCGAAGAGGTCGAGCAGGCGATCATGAGCACGCCCCTCATCGTCAATTCCAGGGACGTGACGAGCGGGGAGACCGCGCTTCACATCGTCGTCCAGCGCCGCGACATCACCTGGCTGCGCTATCTTGTGCAGAAGGGGGCCGAGCCCAACCTTGCCGACGACCATGGCCGCACGCCGCTGCAGCAGGCGGTGAACCTGGGCTGGCGCGACGGCGCGATCTACCTGATCGAGAACGGCGCGCGCACCAACGACTCGAACGATGCGGGCGAAACCCCGCTGATCTCGGCCGTCCACCGCCGCGATACCGAACTGATGAAGGCGCTGCTCAAGGCAGGCGCCGATCCTTCGCGCACCGACAATTCCGGGCGCAGCGCGCGCGACTATGCCGAACTGAATGGCAAGGACAGCTATCTGGTGAAGGTCATTGACGACAACGTGACCGCAGGCGCCAGCAAGAACTCCAAGCCCGTCTACGGCCCCACTTTCTGA
- a CDS encoding DUF1134 domain-containing protein produces MRKQTTQRAGIGKSLVALVAATAMAVLGPASTASAQIQTVDPDTAIDGDLQGGTTRYPAPQGTAPASQTYPRPGELPATDGDYPEETYSSEQDTDSAGNGTPLGTPMTSPVPAPTASSPGRVSDWNAQQFAGDGAGAGTNGTTYHEDDLIGAAEGVFGKGAQGLADVIRDLLKKQGEPNGYIVGREGGAALAIGLRYGSGTLYHKIEGQRPVYWTGPSIGFDAGANAASTFVLVYNLYDTEDLYKRFGAGEGQAYLIGGFNVSYLRRGDVVLIPVRAGAGLRLGANIGYMKFSEKQRWLPF; encoded by the coding sequence GTGCGCAAGCAAACCACACAGCGGGCCGGTATCGGAAAGAGCCTCGTTGCTCTCGTTGCGGCAACGGCGATGGCTGTGCTGGGCCCGGCGAGCACCGCCTCGGCCCAGATCCAGACAGTCGATCCCGACACCGCCATCGACGGAGACCTGCAGGGCGGAACCACCCGCTATCCTGCGCCGCAGGGCACGGCCCCGGCAAGCCAGACCTATCCGCGTCCGGGCGAACTGCCTGCCACCGACGGCGACTATCCGGAAGAGACCTATTCGTCCGAACAGGACACGGATAGCGCCGGGAACGGTACGCCGCTCGGCACGCCGATGACCTCGCCGGTCCCGGCGCCCACGGCCTCTTCGCCGGGCCGCGTGTCGGACTGGAATGCACAGCAATTCGCCGGAGACGGTGCCGGCGCGGGCACGAACGGCACGACCTACCACGAGGACGACCTGATCGGCGCGGCCGAAGGCGTCTTCGGCAAGGGCGCGCAGGGGCTTGCGGACGTCATCCGCGATCTTCTCAAGAAGCAGGGCGAACCCAACGGCTATATCGTCGGACGCGAGGGCGGTGCGGCGCTCGCGATCGGCCTGCGCTATGGCTCGGGCACCTTGTACCACAAGATCGAAGGCCAGCGTCCGGTCTACTGGACGGGCCCCTCGATCGGTTTCGACGCGGGCGCCAACGCGGCGAGCACCTTCGTCCTCGTCTACAACCTCTACGACACCGAGGACCTCTACAAGCGCTTCGGCGCGGGCGAGGGGCAGGCCTATCTCATCGGCGGCTTCAACGTCTCGTACCTGCGGCGCGGCGATGTCGTCCTGATTCCCGTTCGCGCGGGCGCGGGCCTGCGCCTGGGCGCCAACATCGGCTACATGAAGTTCTCCGAAAAGCAGCGCTGGCTGCCGTTCTGA
- a CDS encoding M48 family metallopeptidase: protein MLDWLKRDPRQEPSVTLCGRDVPIALRRMERARRMTMRLAPDGSAVRITLPPYVRESEALAFARSRMAWLEKQLRAVPEASELTDGAQILFRGASLVLAHDPAAPRRVVLGAETLEVGGPTSSLPSRLARWMQGEARPLLEEDLAEYCARAGQPTPALSLSSAKRRWGSCAADGAIRINWRLVMAPDAVRRSVVAHEVAHLVHFDHSPAFHHCLKTIFEGSVHEANRWLKAHGRSLYVPFG from the coding sequence ATGCTCGACTGGCTCAAGCGCGATCCCCGTCAGGAGCCGAGCGTCACGCTGTGCGGGCGCGACGTCCCCATTGCCTTGCGCCGCATGGAGCGCGCGCGGCGCATGACCATGCGCCTGGCCCCCGATGGCAGCGCGGTGCGCATCACCCTCCCCCCCTATGTGCGCGAGAGCGAGGCACTCGCCTTCGCGCGTTCGCGCATGGCCTGGCTGGAAAAACAACTGCGCGCGGTGCCCGAAGCGAGCGAACTGACCGACGGCGCGCAGATCCTCTTTCGCGGCGCCTCGCTGGTCCTCGCCCACGATCCCGCTGCGCCGCGCCGGGTGGTACTGGGGGCAGAGACGCTGGAGGTCGGAGGGCCGACCTCCTCGCTCCCCTCGCGCCTTGCGCGCTGGATGCAGGGTGAGGCGCGGCCCCTCCTGGAAGAGGACCTGGCCGAATACTGCGCGCGCGCAGGCCAGCCCACGCCCGCCCTCTCCCTCTCCAGCGCCAAGCGCCGCTGGGGGAGCTGCGCGGCCGATGGCGCGATCCGCATCAACTGGCGGCTTGTCATGGCGCCCGATGCGGTGCGCCGCTCGGTCGTCGCGCACGAGGTCGCGCACCTGGTCCATTTCGACCATTCGCCCGCCTTCCACCACTGCCTCAAGACCATCTTCGAAGGCTCGGTCCACGAGGCGAACCGCTGGCTCAAGGCGCACGGGCGCAGCCTCTATGTCCCCTTCGGCTAG
- a CDS encoding SCO family protein: MTHLASRTVRRTLLAATLGLGLALAGCSDGRDAPEMPPIVGTDITGAEIGGPFTLVDKDGKTVTWKDFRGKWAMLYFGYTFCPDACPIDVQEMMMGYNAFAKAHPEAAAKVQPIFITIDPERDTPEIVGEWTAAFGKDLKGLTGTKEQVDAAAKAFAVYYGKGAETQGGYLMDHSRFVYLMNPDGEPVAMLPVDKGRQAVAADLAALVQ; encoded by the coding sequence ATGACCCATCTTGCCTCCCGCACCGTCCGCCGCACGCTCCTTGCCGCAACGCTTGGCCTTGGCCTTGCCCTTGCGGGCTGTTCGGACGGCCGCGACGCGCCCGAAATGCCCCCCATCGTCGGCACCGACATCACCGGCGCCGAGATCGGCGGCCCCTTCACGCTCGTCGACAAAGACGGCAAGACCGTCACCTGGAAGGACTTTCGCGGCAAGTGGGCGATGCTCTACTTCGGTTACACCTTCTGTCCCGACGCCTGCCCGATCGACGTGCAGGAAATGATGATGGGCTACAACGCCTTCGCCAAGGCCCATCCCGAGGCCGCCGCCAAGGTCCAGCCCATCTTCATCACCATCGACCCCGAACGCGACACGCCCGAGATCGTGGGCGAATGGACCGCCGCCTTCGGCAAGGACCTCAAGGGCCTTACCGGCACGAAGGAGCAGGTCGATGCCGCCGCCAAGGCCTTCGCGGTCTACTACGGCAAGGGTGCAGAAACGCAGGGCGGCTACCTCATGGACCACTCGCGCTTCGTCTACCTGATGAACCCGGACGGCGAACCCGTCGCCATGCTGCCCGTCGACAAGGGCCGCCAGGCCGTCGCCGCCGACCTGGCAGCGCTCGTCCAGTGA
- a CDS encoding aromatic amino acid transaminase yields the protein MLSNLQQQPADALLALIKLHNDDPRADKIDLGVGVYRTGDGETPVFGAIKAAEKKLVETQDSKAYLGPEGDMGFVAALMPYVFGKENPDMGGRIEGMQTPGGTGSLRLALAMVQRAGAKRIIVGKPSWPNHAQICKDLGLEVVEFNHAGEDGKVDMDALRAAIASGTEGDAMLLHGCCHNPTGIDYTHANWDEIAGLLANSPIMPILDLAYQGLGLGMEEDAYGLRTVLAAVPDALICYSCDKNFGLYRDRVGALYAMAKDPADLTKIMSNGHSLARANWSQPPDHGGAAVRLVLEDEALTAQWLAELDEMRERMRWVRDKLAAAGVTGGVDLSPIGIQNGLFSIIPFTPEQVQEMRKNHGIYFAGSGRINVAGLTTGNIDKFIAAVAEVTA from the coding sequence ATGCTTAGCAACCTTCAACAACAGCCCGCCGACGCGCTCCTTGCGCTGATCAAGCTCCACAACGACGACCCGCGCGCCGACAAGATCGATCTTGGCGTGGGCGTCTACCGTACCGGTGACGGGGAAACCCCGGTCTTCGGCGCGATCAAGGCCGCCGAGAAGAAACTCGTCGAGACCCAGGACTCGAAGGCCTACCTCGGCCCCGAGGGTGACATGGGCTTCGTGGCCGCGCTGATGCCCTACGTCTTCGGCAAGGAAAACCCGGACATGGGTGGCCGTATCGAGGGCATGCAGACGCCCGGCGGCACCGGCTCGCTGCGTCTCGCGCTTGCCATGGTGCAGCGCGCGGGCGCCAAGCGCATCATCGTGGGCAAGCCCAGCTGGCCCAACCACGCGCAGATCTGCAAGGACCTTGGCCTCGAGGTCGTTGAATTCAACCACGCCGGCGAAGACGGCAAGGTGGACATGGACGCGCTGCGCGCCGCCATCGCTTCGGGCACCGAGGGTGACGCCATGCTGCTGCACGGCTGCTGCCACAACCCGACCGGCATCGACTACACCCACGCCAACTGGGACGAGATCGCGGGTCTTCTGGCGAACAGCCCGATCATGCCGATCCTCGACCTCGCCTACCAGGGCCTTGGCCTTGGCATGGAAGAGGACGCCTACGGTCTTCGCACCGTCCTTGCCGCGGTTCCCGACGCGCTGATCTGCTACTCGTGCGACAAGAACTTCGGTCTCTACCGCGACCGCGTCGGCGCGCTCTACGCCATGGCGAAGGACCCGGCCGACCTGACCAAGATCATGTCGAACGGCCACAGCCTGGCGCGTGCCAACTGGTCGCAGCCGCCAGATCACGGCGGTGCGGCGGTGCGCCTGGTGCTCGAAGACGAAGCGCTGACCGCGCAGTGGCTCGCCGAACTCGACGAGATGCGCGAGCGCATGCGCTGGGTGCGTGACAAGCTGGCTGCGGCCGGTGTCACTGGCGGTGTCGACCTTTCGCCCATCGGTATCCAGAACGGCCTGTTCTCGATCATTCCCTTCACCCCCGAGCAGGTGCAGGAAATGCGCAAGAACCACGGCATCTACTTCGCCGGTTCGGGCCGCATCAACGTGGCCGGTCTCACCACCGGCAACATCGACAAGTTCATTGCCGCCGTGGCGGAAGTGACCGCCTGA
- a CDS encoding FeoA family protein, producing the protein MTLDQQPIDQKVRIVAVDWDQLVPEEARRLRALGVDTGAQVSVSQRGVFGGRDPIALRIGRMVVAVRRAHAAAIEVSDLESTPA; encoded by the coding sequence ATGACTCTCGATCAACAACCCATCGATCAGAAGGTCCGCATCGTTGCGGTCGACTGGGACCAGCTCGTCCCCGAGGAAGCGCGGCGTCTGCGCGCGCTGGGCGTCGATACCGGCGCGCAGGTTTCGGTGTCGCAGCGCGGCGTGTTCGGCGGGCGTGACCCCATCGCGCTGCGCATCGGGCGCATGGTCGTCGCGGTGCGCCGCGCCCACGCCGCCGCGATCGAGGTGAGCGATCTGGAGAGCACCCCGGCATGA
- a CDS encoding riboflavin synthase: protein MFTGIVTAIGTLRDARHDGDLHAVIACPFDPATIAIGASIACSGVCLTVVDKGGAAGDAWFAVDISGETMARTAPGHWEEGAQLNLEPALKLGDELGGHIVTGHVDGVGSVVSITPVGDSKQFVIAASKELAPYLAPKGSITLDGVSLTVNTVDDQADGTCHFMLNIIPHTAEVTTIGQLSVGDAVNLEIDVLARYLQRMQSLRS, encoded by the coding sequence ATGTTCACCGGAATCGTCACCGCCATCGGCACCCTGCGCGACGCGCGCCACGATGGCGACCTGCACGCGGTGATCGCCTGCCCCTTCGATCCCGCAACGATCGCCATCGGCGCCTCGATCGCGTGCTCGGGCGTGTGCCTGACCGTGGTCGACAAGGGCGGTGCGGCGGGCGATGCCTGGTTCGCGGTCGACATCTCAGGTGAGACCATGGCGCGCACCGCGCCCGGCCACTGGGAAGAAGGCGCGCAGCTCAATCTCGAGCCCGCGCTGAAGCTGGGCGATGAACTGGGCGGGCACATCGTCACCGGCCACGTCGACGGCGTCGGCTCGGTCGTGAGCATCACCCCTGTCGGCGATTCCAAGCAGTTCGTGATCGCGGCGAGCAAGGAGCTGGCCCCCTACCTCGCCCCCAAGGGCTCGATCACGCTCGACGGGGTATCGCTCACCGTCAACACCGTGGACGATCAGGCCGATGGCACCTGCCACTTCATGCTCAACATCATCCCCCACACCGCCGAGGTCACCACCATTGGCCAGCTTTCCGTGGGCGATGCGGTAAACCTCGAGATCGACGTGCTGGCGCGCTATCTCCAGCGCATGCAGTCGCTGCGCAGCTAA
- a CDS encoding protoporphyrinogen/coproporphyrinogen oxidase, producing the protein MDKAHGAPAQEHVVVLGGGIAGLSAADILSTAGMRVTLIEERDACGGTHRSRTIGPYTFDVGSIFYENSARLFHLAPGLREMCPQVIRRQRRIAPGGGLAHYPLEPREFLRRPPRELAAALIDLAVSRLAVRRDGSLAAISTQRLGTRFFAQTGLRSYITRFHHVPPEEVSESFFFHRMAFIEKATRPREMARLAVRALLSRGSVAGRPRPALHVRPREGYAPLFAAITDRLIERGVDIRTATALRTLSGGNGSYRIETDHGSLEATAVVSALPLDTLHRALFGAPSGLTSLGMTTLFVSAAQLSSETGNVLFNFDTRGRWKRATIYSRIYPEPQMPREFFAVECTLPPGGEHAPKDVFADFRDHLSAIGLARDLRLEGHEHVPDCYPLYRPETEGVLRDTLARIEGQGIVLAGRQGRFEYLPTSSGVIRRVGEELARAALQVDPVPPGEQALCPVPSVPPGYARSAAGELPRVPSHS; encoded by the coding sequence ATGGATAAGGCTCATGGCGCGCCTGCGCAGGAGCATGTCGTGGTGCTGGGCGGCGGGATCGCAGGCCTGAGCGCAGCGGATATTCTCAGCACGGCGGGCATGCGCGTCACCCTGATCGAGGAGCGCGATGCGTGCGGCGGCACCCACCGCTCCCGCACCATCGGCCCCTACACCTTCGACGTGGGCTCGATCTTCTACGAGAACAGCGCGCGCCTTTTCCATCTGGCCCCCGGACTTCGCGAGATGTGCCCGCAGGTCATCCGCCGCCAGCGCCGGATCGCGCCGGGCGGCGGGCTCGCGCACTACCCCCTCGAACCGCGCGAGTTCCTGCGCCGCCCTCCGCGCGAACTGGCCGCAGCCCTGATCGACCTTGCCGTCTCGCGCCTTGCGGTGCGGCGCGATGGCAGCCTCGCCGCAATATCGACCCAGCGCCTCGGAACGCGCTTCTTCGCGCAGACCGGCCTGCGCAGCTACATCACCCGCTTTCACCACGTCCCGCCCGAAGAGGTGAGCGAATCCTTCTTCTTTCACCGCATGGCCTTCATCGAGAAGGCCACGCGTCCACGGGAAATGGCGCGTCTTGCCGTGCGTGCGCTGCTCAGCCGGGGCTCGGTGGCCGGCCGCCCCCGCCCCGCCCTGCACGTGCGCCCGCGTGAGGGATACGCCCCGCTCTTCGCGGCCATCACCGACCGGCTTATCGAACGGGGCGTGGACATCCGGACCGCAACCGCGCTGCGTACCCTTTCCGGGGGCAACGGCAGCTACCGGATCGAAACCGATCACGGCTCGCTGGAGGCCACCGCCGTCGTCTCGGCGCTCCCGCTCGACACGCTGCACCGCGCCCTGTTCGGCGCGCCCAGCGGGCTGACCTCGCTCGGCATGACCACGCTCTTTGTCTCGGCGGCCCAGCTCTCTTCCGAGACGGGCAACGTGCTGTTCAACTTCGATACGCGCGGGCGCTGGAAACGCGCAACGATCTATTCGCGCATCTACCCCGAACCGCAGATGCCCCGCGAATTCTTCGCCGTCGAGTGCACCCTGCCCCCGGGAGGCGAACACGCACCCAAGGATGTCTTCGCCGATTTTCGCGACCACCTGTCCGCCATCGGCCTCGCCCGCGACCTGCGCCTGGAAGGGCACGAACATGTCCCCGATTGCTACCCGCTCTATCGCCCGGAAACCGAAGGTGTTCTGCGCGATACGCTGGCCCGGATCGAGGGGCAGGGGATCGTACTTGCCGGACGCCAGGGCCGCTTCGAGTATCTGCCCACCTCGTCCGGCGTGATCCGCCGCGTGGGCGAGGAGCTTGCCCGCGCGGCGCTCCAGGTCGATCCCGTCCCCCCGGGCGAACAGGCCCTCTGCCCCGTCCCGTCGGTGCCTCCCGGATATGCGCGATCCGCGGCTGGCGAATTGCCCAGGGTGCCAAGCCATTCCTGA